DNA sequence from the Treponema sp. OMZ 838 genome:
CTTCTGCTCGTTTGCGCGGCGTTCAATATACAGGCAGTTTAGGCGGGTTCCGGCATACACTGCTTTAACCGACTGTCCGTTATAGGTATAGTACTTGTAATTGTCATGATCGAGCCGTGCCATATCAATGGTCGGTACCGCCGCCTCTACAATCCCTTTCCAAAAACTGATACATCCGTTCAACGTTAAACCCAATGCCGCAAGTGCTGCCATCATCATCCATTTTTTCAGCGTTTTCATGTGTGCTATGCTCCTTTGTGTAAAAATTTTATGGCGTTTTAGTATAATTATTTCTTTCCTACCTTCGCTTATTCTGCAATTCACGGATTTTTTCGTTTAGTCCTTTCTGACCGGGAATTCTGATTGTCGGACCGATTTTTACTGCAAAATTCATACTGATAGGATGGAACATTGATGCCCTCAGAAAGAATGCGGAAGCACTATCAACAGGCATTTCAGAAGAAGTAATGAAGGAACCTATACCAAATGTCCCCATACCGGAAATGCTGATCCCGACGCTGCGGGTAAAATAATATTTAATATCCAAATCGATCGGTACGGTAAAAGAGATAAATGATGACTTGCCGAATATGCTGGCAGAAAGCCCGATGCCACCGGCGGGTGTCAGATAAAAATCTTTTACATTAAAGGTATAGCCGATGAGTAGATGTGCAGATAAAACCGATGAAAAGGCCGTATACGGTTCTCCCCATTGCGCACGAGAAGTGTTCTTTTCGGTTATTTTACCGCCTATTGCCCAATCTGCACCTATCATATATGACCAGCGGGTGGGAGGCCGTGCAACTTGCAACCAGTTTATACCGAATGTAAATTGATCTGATTTTCGAGCGGTGGTATCGACTCCATAGTAAGAATAATTGTAGCCTATAGAAGGCGTAAGCAAGAGAACGCTATTACCGGTTAATAAATCCGGCATCGGATAATTGCTTCTCATTTCCCAATTAGGGAGATGTCCGTTTTTGACAACATAGTTAAACAGCTCCATATTGGCAGGGCTGACAAAGCGTCCTTCTTTGCCATATGCGTTCCATTCATCAATATCCATAACTATATTATCAGGATGTGTATTGATCCGTTTTATAAAAAGCCCATTTTCAGAAAGCTCCCAACCGTGCTGTGCAACAAAATACACAGTTCCTTCTCCGCTTTGCGGTTCAACATCAACGGCATGACCGCGGACATTCAGTTGATTATATGCATGGCGCAAAGTAGGATTACCGACCAGCTTACAGTCAATGTTATAATACTTACACAGCGCATAAAAAAGGAGGGCATAGTCCTGACAGTCCACGAATTTATCGGAGTTCATGTTATTGACAGTTTTGACTGTACGGAAATACTGCGCTGCTTGCGGATCATTTGTACCGGAGGGATTATTGTACTCGAGCACTTCGGCAATATATGGGAGAATTTTATCTTCTATAATATTATGCTCTTTTATTACTTTCGGACTATCAATAAGAAAAGCTCCGCGTCTATCCACGGTCATACAAGAAACTGCCAAAAAGCAATATATCACTACGAATGCAGACATCATTATCCTTGTTTTAAGTGTTTTCATGTATGTGGTTATGCTCCTTTGTGTAAAAATTTTACGGCATTTTTATTACCTGAGATTATTAAGCCAGTAGCGGCTTATCATGACCTGTACATATTGCCCGTTCCGAGTGCGGGTTATAAAAGAAAAGATATTCGGATCATCCTCATTGTATGCCCATGCATATTTATGCTGTTTAATTATTTCTCGCGTTTCAATACGTACCCAGCCGGGCGGTACGATAGTACAAGTAATACCGCTGCTTATTCCCATTTGCAAAAGTGCCTCTTTTTCAATTTCCGAAAGTTCTATAAACCATTGAGGAAATGGCGGCGGCATCCAGTTACTTTTAGTTCCTTGACCATACCCAGTTGCACAAAAAACAGTCAGCGCGACAAATATTGACAGTAATATTTTTTTCATATTTTTCTCCTTTCAGAATACTTTCTTCCATAACTACCCCCCCCCCCCAAAAAAAAAAAAACGTACAAGAGGAAAATTCAAGATAGGCAGGGCAAATATAACGGAAATACTTAAAGCAGACGTATTCTTTCTATATGAAATTTCGGAGGTGTAAGGGGAGCAGCAGTAAGGTTAGCGAGAAAGTTTGATTCCTTGACAATTATTACGTGTATTATTATATTTTATACGTAGGAGAAGGCTATGCAAAAAAAACTGACACTTAATATCGATGATGAACTCATTAACTTCGCTCATACATATTCCCGTCAAAACGGTTTATCCATTTCGAAGCTATTTGAACAGTATTTAAGCAAATTAAAAACAAATAATCAAACACAGCCGCTCCAGTCAAAAGTGCAGGCTTTATACGGAATCTTTCATAACTCACCCATTCCGGATAAAAACGAATTAAGGCAAATATTCAATGAAAAAAGTACTCATTGATTTAAATATCATTCTTGATTTTTTAAACAAACAAAATTTTCATCAAGAAGCGGCGCGACTCATTAATATGTGCGCTGAAAGTGTATTAACGGGGTACATTTGTGCACATGAAGTTACAACATTATCATATTTTTTATTCAAAGAACAAAAAGATAAGAATAAAGTAGTAACTACTATTTCAACATTGTTTGATATTTTTCAGATTATTCCAATTGATGAAACAATACTGAAAGCTTCATTACTATCACCAATAACGGATTATGAAGACGCAGTAATCGAAGTCAGTGCCGTTAAATTCAATATTGATTATATACTTTCCCGTAATATTTCCGATTTTAAATTATCACGCATTCCGACATACACACCTGAACAGTTCTTTTTATTGTGATAGGGAATGGATATGCCAGCACCGTCTATTCCCGAAATGCAACTTCCAAGTGTCTTTTTTCTTTTACACAATCCTTTAGATAATAATTAATTATATTCTGATACGGCATACCTGTTTCCTCTGCCATATTTTTAAAATAATTATTAATTTGTACCTCTATTCACCTCAACTCTAAACAGTCGCTCAGCGAAACGGTTGACGCAGGCAGCTGCCTCATGTTTATCGGAAACGGGAGCGGGATGCTTATAGCGGAAATAGATACTGCCGTCTTGGCCGATAAGACTGAGCCGGATGCTGCTTTCGGTACAGACTGCCGTGACGGAAAACGGCGCGTGTGCGGAAACCGTAAATAACGATTTGTTTAAAGCGGCTGCAAGGCGTTTCTCGGTTCGTTTGCTAAAGCGTTCGTCTGCATCGGTACAGGTCAGCGTAACCGGCAGCCGTATCCAATGTTCGGGAAAGCAGGCGGGATTACTTTGCAGCAGCTCTTGATAGAGCGCTGTTTTCAGTTCAGTGTTTCTTGTGCAGAGTATCAGCGCCGCAGCAGCTTGTTCCCGCAGTTCTTTCTCCCACACCGGGTCGAGGGCAACCAATGCTTCCCGCAGCAGTTGTTCATCGCGGAGCAGGATACCTTTTTCGGCAATGTATGACGGACGCGCCTGCGGAATAACCGACGTTTCCAGCGCCTCCGCACGGCGTAAATACCGCCGCGCCTTAAACGGTACCGACTGAAATGCTCGATAATAGAAGCTGTTTTTATACAAACCGTGCGTATTGCCGTCCGTATCCGCTATCGTGTATTCCTTTGCCAATTTCAAATTATGGATACTAAAAGCTGCTCGATAATATCGAATCAAAGCGGAATACTTTGTAAGATTTTTAGACCGAACAAAAAAATCCTTGGCGCTTTCAGGTATCCGCATCTTTTCCGCCGCATATTTTTTTTCGTATAACGTCTGATACAGGCCGTACAGCTCAGTATAAAACTGCGCGGTACTCATCCCGAAGTTCGCAATCCACGAATAGTCGGTAACCCGCTCGATCTGTGTAATATAGCGTTCCGCTTGCTCCCAATGCCCCATCCGCAGATAGATTTTTGCAAGATTGATCAGCGGCAGCGGCGTATAATTATCTTTTGTCGATTGCGCATAATAGGCAATCGCGCGGTCAAAATTATTTTTCCGCTCTTCAAGCTCTCCGAGAATCAAATATCCCGATGAGCGTGAAAAATAGTCGGAAGCATTGCGGGCATCTTCTTCAGCTTGATCAAAATGATAGAATTCGGTTTCCAAGATCGCCTTGTTGTAGGAATACACCGAGGCCGAGTACAGCGAATCGTTTTGCAGTGCGAGTTCAATGCCCTTCCGGTAATAGAGCGCCGCATTCCGATAGTCGAAGAGTTCGCCGTACAAATTTCCGAGCGCGTTCGCAATACAGCCGTCATCGCCGTAGCTGCTGCGGGCATCGAGCATCGCTTTAATCCCCTCATCGGTTCGGTGTGTTTTAAAACAGAGCCATCCGTATGTTGACCATCCGAAAATATCGGTAGGATTATACGAAAGATATTCGTGCAAAAGACCGCGCGCCTCTTCTGCTTTATTCAATGACGCTGCTGCACTCGCTGCACCGTACAGGAGTTTGATGTTGTATCGGTTGATACGCAGGCCTTCGGTAAAGCGGCGGTATGCCGGTTCATACAGTCCGTTGCTAAAATACATATCGCCGAGCTTGAGTTGGAAAAGCTCATTTGCCGGGTATCGTGCGATACCTTCTTCGAGCAACGCAGCAGCGGTATCCCAGTTTTCCGCTTGCACCGCCGCGTCCGCTTTTTGCAGCAGCTCATCAGCGTTCGATGTGCTTGATGCAGAGAAAAGATGTAATGGTAATAGAAACAAAAACACCACGAGGAGCAGCCCGTTACCGCGTTTACCATCAGCCTGTGTTCTGTGCATATCAACCTTATCATCTCGCTTATTCTGCTGTGTGCCCATATCGTTCGGAATGTCGTGTGTATCGGTCTGCCAATTTTTTCGGTATTGTGCTTTCATTTGCCGTCCCTCCGACTTCGATTCCAAGCGTTTTTTCCTTGCTTTTTCTCCAAGCGGTAGAGCTGCTTTGCAGTCGCAACATCTTCGTCGGTACAGGACGGCGCAAACTTTGCTTTTTGAGTGAGTGCGTAAAAGGCATCGCTCGGATGCTTGTGCAGCCGTTTCAGCGTGAGAATGATTTTCCGGTTATTCCGTGAATACCTGATAATCAGATACGGATAGGCACGGAAGGCGCCGTACAAGAGAATCACAACGAGCACAGCAATGCAGAATAGTATTCCGCGGTGTATTTTAAAGAACTGCGAAACACGTTGAGCAACGGTTTGGGCTTCTGCCGCCGAAAGCGTTCCGCCGTGCCTGATACGGAGCGCCGAGCGGTTTAATAGGATTTCGTCGAGGAGCTGCGTAAATTGATCCCCGCCTGCCTGAAAAGAAAAATCGAGCGATTCACCGTCCGCAAGCTGTTCGGTGGTCGGGTCTATGTCCACCCAGCCGAGATACGGGAAAAAGACTTCCACCCACGCATGAGCCATATTCGCCCGTACCGGATAATAATTGAGGATGCCCGATTCAGGCTGTAGAAAAAAACCGGCAGCGAGCCGCGCAGGGATGCCGAGACTGCGGAGCATGAGGCAGTACGCAAAGGCGAAGTACGAGCAATAACCTTTTTTCGATTCGGTTACAAAATACCGGAGCTGATCGCCGTCGGGAGCCTGCCCGGGACGAAGCGAATACCGATACTCGCCCTCGCGGAAATATTCGAGCAAGGCGTAGACCTTATCATAGTAGAGCGCAAAGGGGGCGGTAATCGATTCCGCGATAGGAAAGAGCAGCGCCTTTGTGCCGGAATCTACGGACGTATAAAAACGCAAGGCTTCCGCCGAAAGCCCCTCAGCCGGATTTCCCGACGGAGGCTCCGCCGTAATAAGGTCGAGCGGCACACCGTGCAGCACCTCGCTTTCCACCTTGTAAGCGCCTTTAAAGCTCACCGTGTCCCAAACCGTATACGGCGTTACCGACAGCGGATAATCGAGCGCGACCAGGGAGTTGGGATCAAGGTTGACGGTAAATATTTCCTGACTGACCCGCTCGCGGCACAGGAAAGATTGATGCGGAAGTTCCGCCGGTTGCTGAGTAATCCGCAGCGGCTGCTCCGGTTCGCCGGGCGCCGACTTTTCATAAAATCCTTTTTGCGGACTCCAGCCCGACAAGTACATACGGCGGAACAAGTGTGAATCATATTCCTGATCAACATGCACCACCATCACCAGATTGGTGTTCATTTTTACTTCATCCTGCAACTGCAAAAACTGAGAAAAATCAAACTCGAAAAGCTTTTGTTCGAGCAGTCCGCCGTTATTGCCGACGGAGCCTTTATTAAATGTCCTGATGAGGAGCGCAAGTAAAACCGCCGTTAACCCGATAAAGATGAGTGCAAACGTTGCGAACCGTCTACGTTTTAAAAACGGAATGCAGAGCAAGGCTGTTTGAAGCAGCATGAAAACACCGGCAAAGCCCGCCGCAAAGAGCGGATTGGAAAAAGCTGTCAGACGATAGTGCTGCTGTGGAAAAAACAGCAGGGAGAACACGAGAATAGCAGTAAGCGGTTCATAACGCCGCCACCGCTCGGTAGAAATGAACAGCGCTGTTGAGGTAACGCTGATGAAGGCGGTTAGCGCAAGTAAGCCGAATATCAGCTTGATGCGCAAAAAGAGGGTGTCCGCAATAAGCTGCGGTATCAACGCGAGCAAGCCGAGAACACATACAGGGATAAGCAGCGCAGCGGAAAAGCCGATAATCACTGCCGCTTCCGCACGAATTCTCTTTCTATGCAGAAAGTGAATTACCGCCGTGCAGCAAAGCCCCCATACCGGCAGCGCCGCTGCGGGCAGAATACCGGCAAGATAGCGGTACGGTACCGAAAGGAGCAGCAGGAGTGAACATACACGGAGCACGACGGCAGGTTTAGAGTAGTTCTGCATGGCAATTTCCTGCGGTAAAGATACGGAGTTCCCGTTCGGCAGCTTCCTGCACCTTTCGATAAAAAGCATCCTGCCGTGCGGAAGCGGTGGAAGCATACAGCAGCCGGTGTATGTACGTCTTGCTTAAAGTACGATGCCGTAGCTCATCGGCCTGCATAAAGTCTTCCGATGCCGGTGGCGCGGCAAGACAAAAAAACGTTTCAACGTTGGTTATACCTTCTGCACGCGGCGGGCGAAACGGCGCAGAGGCTGCATTGCGAGGGACGCCACCGGTCGGCATATAACAGTATAACAATCCCCCGCCGTCCGGTACTGCATTAAAGACTTCCGCCGCGTCGGGAAGCGCTTCCGGTGAAGCACGGAGCGCCGGTATGGCTAGCAGATTTTGTATCTGCGCAGCAGCAGCGGACGCTTCTTCCGTTATTTCGTACCGCTGCAAGGACTGCTGCGGATAATCATATAATAGAAGAGAGCATTGGATTCCGGCATTGAGCAGCTCTATAATCACGCCGGAAAGACGGCCGATAAAGGCGTTAAAAATGGAGGCAACCCAAGCCCGTTCTTTTTTTTCACGTACACCGGCTCTTCTATATATATCGTTAAGCGCTTAACCGGCGGCGGTTCAAAAGCGCCAAGCTTTATGGAAAGCGTATTGGTGTGTGCATAGAGCTTCCAGTGAATTTTCCGCGGATCGTCGCTGGGAAAATACGGACGGGATTCATAGAGTTCATTCGTGCGCTCTTGCGACGGAAGGTCGTTTACGGCACGGGAACGAAGACCGGGAAATACCGTTTTTTGCGGCGGAAGCACCGGCTGTACTACGATGTAGGGCACGGACAGACAAGGCGGCTGTGTATACGCCGCGGCAAAAAAACCGGCAAAGTCCCGGATATTGAGATACAGCCGTTTATAAAAGTACCGTCCGCGGGTTAGATTTTCAGGATGATATTTTGTTTGTATTCCCTGCAATGGGATGCAAAGACGTGCGGCCGTTTCTGCGGTAGGTTCAGGTGATAGCGAAAACTCAATGGTATAAAAGGCTGCGGTTCCGGGAACACAAGGCGGGAAGGTCTTTGCAGATTCGGACTGAGCCGTTTTGGAACAGGCGGGAGTAACCGTAAAGCCGCCGCCGTCTGAGGCAAAATCAGGTTCTTCCGATTTCCAACACAGGGCGGTAACCGCTACAGCAGCGGCAGCGAAACCGGCATAGAGCGCAAGTAACCCGCCGCATACCGCGCTTAAAAGCTCTCCGCGGAGCAAGCCGCTTATTAAGAACAGCGCGCCCATCACGGTGTATACTGCGCCGTGCCTCGTCATCCGTATCCGCATCATGCCTTATTGTGCCTCAGCCGGTTTTGTCCAATCCGTTTGTTTGTCGGCGGTGCGGATAACCGCTTCGGTAATGCTGCTGATGAGTTCCGAAGCCGAGCCGTCGCCGGTTTTTATCAAGCACCGGTGAGCAAGTACGAGGGAGCTAAGTGTGCGGATATCTCCGTCCTCAACCCAATTGCGTCCGTTGACAAGCGCAAAGGTGCGGGCGAGGTACAGCAAATGCAAACCGGCACGAGGCGATGTGCCGAGCTTAAACGCAGGATGAGCACGGGTCTCTTTTCCGATTCGAGCGATTATCTTTTCGAGTACGGGATGCACAAATACCTGCCGCTGCTCTTCCCGCGAAGCCGCGATATCCTGTATGGAAACAACCGGTATAACCGGCTCAGATTCTGCAGCGGGAAGGTGCGTTTGTTCATGCAGCAATTCGGTTTCCGCTTCTTCATCGGGGTAGCCGATTGACAGGCATATACTGAACCGGTCTAACTGAGCAGCGGGAAGCGGATAGGTGCCTAAGCTTTCCACAGGGTTTTGCGTAGCCGCCGTAAAAAAGTAAGGACTTAACGGACGGGTTACCGTACCGGCAGTTACCTGCCGCTCGGCCATCGCTTCCAGCAAGGCGGACTGTACCTTCGGCGGGGTGCGGTTCAGCTCATCTGCAAGCAGGATATCCGCGAACACCGGGCCTTCCATAAATTCAAAGGTATTCAGCCCTGCATTAAAGACTTCCACGCCGGTGATGTCGTAGGGCAAAAGGTCGGGGGTGCATTGGATACGCCTGAACCGCGCCGGCTGCCCGTCTTTTTCGATGAGTGCTGCAAATGTTTTTACCAGTGTGGTTTTTCCGACGCCCGGCACATCCTCTAAAAGAACATGCCCGCCGGTCAGATATGCGGTAATAAAAAGACGGAGGACATCCTTCTTCCCTTTAATCGCTTTTTCCAGTGCGGAAAGAAGCCGTTCCGCCGTTTTTTCGGTATTCATAGCGGAGATTATAGCATAGTATGCGGAACACCTCAACTTTATAAAAAGGAGTACTGTCCTATCCTATTAGTGATGATGTTCCCCATGATGATTGCATTGAGCATTCGGATCATCCTGTAATGTGCCTGCTAAAAAAGCTGCGACAGCTTCATCCGGGGAGCCGGTAATTCCTGCCAGCTGATGAATCCCGGCGTTGTTCAGCGCATCAATCGCACCCTGTCCGCGGTTTCCTAAGATGAGCGTTTCAACTCCAAGGCTTTTAAGATAGGTTGGCAAATCGTGATGCCCGAAACCGCCGTTATCGATTACTTCAGTTTTCGTTACTTTTCCGGCTTCAATTGTATAAACCTTAAAATGCTCTGTTTTTCCAAAATGCTGGAAAATTGAATTCGTTAAAATATCATAAGTCGCTGCGATTTTCATATTGATTGAGTATACCATAATTATTGAGGGCTGTCTAAAGGTTGCATGACGGATCTCTATCCCAGCATAAGGCAAACCGAAGAGATTTCCATTATCAATTATTCATTAACCACTTTCCAGTCTTTTATCGTTCTCGTCTTTTCATCAAAGGAACTTCCAATGAGCACTATTTTCTTCCCACTCGCCATGTACTTTGCGGCATAGTCTTTCTCTTTTATTTGCGCGATTGCATCTTCCGCCGTACCGTTACCGGAGAGTTTAAACTCGAAGATATAAACAGTATCCGCTGTCTGCACTACACAGTCTGCTCTTCCTGTCGCACAATGCACCTCCGTTTGTGCAAACTGTCCCATCAGCGCAAAGACAAGATACACTGCTGTCTGGTAGTTTTGTTCACGCAGTTTTAGGTTCTTGTCGGTGAAGTTGTCATACGGAATACTTGAAATAATCGCTTGCATCCGCTCCATAAAGCTATTTACATCACCCTTGCGGATGTCTTGTACAAACCGCCCTATCCATACCCCTGTTTGACCGAACGGCACGTCAGAGTATGCGGGTAAAAGATTATGCAAAAAGCCGTACCGTACTTCATCATTGGGGAAGCCCAGCTGATAGAGTCTTAAATCGCTGATATATTTCTTTATTGTTAAGTACCCTGCTTGAAATAGAATCGGCAGGGTATCTTGCGCTATTGCCCGATACGTTTGCAGCCCATCTTCATCAAGTTGCACATTGCCGTCCAAGTCGGGGATATAATAATGCGCTTCTTTTAAGAAGTGGACCAAAAAAGTCGGTGTCCCCGTGCTAAACCAATAGCTTTTGAGCTCTTTATCGTCAAAGGCATTGAGGAGACTATAAGGATTATACATTCCCTCCCCGGCAGGATGGAACAGGTAGCCGTCGTACCACTGTTTTAAGGCAGCAAGCGTCTGCGGATAGTTAAGCGTTTGTTTTTCTGCAAGCGCTTTTATTTCAGGTTGAAAATTTGCTTCAAGCTCTTTTTGACTAATGCCACAAATACCGGCGTAGGTTTCATTGAGGCTGATATCTTTGAGATTATTCAAATCGCTGAAAATGCTGATTTTGCTAAACTTTGTTACTCCGGTTAAAAAGGCAAACCGGATATATTGATCGCAGGTTTTAATTACCGAGTAAAAGGCTTTGCGCGTATTGCGGTAGTGTTCATTCAGCGCTTCATTTATTCCCATCGTTTGCAGAAGCGGCTTATCGTATTCGTCTACAAGAATAACGACCTGCTTGCCGGTTTGCTGATATGCAGCTTGTATCAGAGATGTAAACCGCTTAGCATGAGCGCGACCGTTCTTTTGTAGATTGTATTTCGGCTCTTCGGTATCTAAAAAATAACTAAGAGTTTCATCTAAAGCTCCGCTCAGTTCATATTGTCCGGTATTAAAATCCAGATACAGCACCGGATATGCTTGCCATGGGGTTCGGTTTTCTTGTGCCACTTGCTCCTCTTCCGCTTTTTCAAGATACAAACCCTTGAACAACTCTTTTTGTCCAAGGAAATATGCTGCTAATGTTGAAAGGAAAAGGCTCTTACCAATTATTTTTTTAAGCAGGTAAAAAGTACGAAAAGAAAGAGTGCGGCGGTGGGGAAGATGAGGAACATCATAGGATGTAAAAAGGTTGCGGTTTTACATACCCATTACTCCGCACGAATAAAAAATATGCTACAATCGTTTTATAATATGTCAACTCTTTTTCACTCTGACGCTAATAGTTATAATGGAGCATCTTCGATCAATATCCTTGAGTTTTTATGGGTGCCCAAAGTGAGGTTTTCAATGAAAAAGATTATATTTGTAGATATTCCTATGAAAAAAATGAATGACACTACAGATACCCAATGTTATGCAGGAACAGGAAATGCCGATTGCCGCTATACCGGTAAGGTGGTTTTTCCTGTCAATGCCGTGCTTGCAGAAAAATTGCAGAAAGGAGATCAGGTAAAAGCGGTACTCCTCACAACCATTACCGGCAAAGATCATTCAAGAGAAAATGCCGAACTTTTTCAGCAAGAACTAAATTCGATTAATGCTGCTATCGGTGCGCATATCGAATATGAGCGGCTTGCAACGGATTTTGTTGAATCAAAAGCAAGCCATGAAGCACGGCTCCGTAAAATGCTGCCGTTTATAGAAGAAGGCGCTGAACTCTATGCGGATATTACATTCGGACAAAAAACAATCCCCATGGTTTTAATGTGTGCCTTTCATTTTGCGGAAAAGTTTTTTGATGCAGATGTAAAAAAAATCATATACGGCAAAGTTGAGTTTATCAAACATGCCGACGGAATAGCCTATCCTGAAAATCCTGAACTGTATGATGTTACGCCGCTCTATTATTTAAATAATCTTATGGGGACAATGGAAGCTCCAAACGGAACGGAAGCATTAAAAGCCTTGGATGCCTTTTTTGCACTGTAATTGTTGCAGTGTTTTGCAGGGCAAAGAGAAAGCCCGGAGATGGACATGGAAAAACAACAGCAGGAAGCAAAGATTATCAGAATCGCAGCGGAACTGTTTCCGTTTGTTCAACAGAAGAATACTGCCTGTATGGAGTTTCTTACTTTGCGGACAAAACTTACCGATGCCGTATGGCGCTGGGCTTTACTTACTTTCAATCCGGAAAAAATTGAAAATGCCGCGATTGAAATAATGGAATGTGTAAACCGCAGTGTGCTCAGCTATGAAGGAACTGCCGAACACTATATTAACTATCTTGCACGCTCTTTAAAACAAGAAATAAACCGCGCAAATATAAAACTGCATACTTTTCAGTCTGAGATCATTCCGCTTCCGGAGAACAAACGGCGAAAATGGAATCGGCTGTGCGCCGCTGCTGCACACTATGGGAAAGATATAGAACGAGCTGAAACACAAGCATGGCTTGCAAAACAAACCGATTATACAGTGAATGAAATAGCCCAGCTCATGGAGTGGAAGGTTCAGACTGCTATACAATCGGAACATATCGATTTCGAAAACAGCAATGGATATTCTCTGTTTGATTCTGTGGCACTATGCATCCAAAACGGTTACAAAACAGCAGATACCTTTTTAATAGAACAAGACCACATTGAATGCTGCCTACAGCTTATTGATGTAGCGTTTGCCGCATCGCAAGACCGCACAAAGCCGTATCTTTCCGCATTGCTGACCCATCGGGTATTATGCGAACTTGATGCGGCAAAAACAGACAGCGCTGTAATAGCTGAAGTCCTGCACAATACACGTTTTGCAGATACGGAACACGGACGCACGCTCATCCGGCTGTTTTTTGAAGCGGAAAACCT
Encoded proteins:
- a CDS encoding transglutaminase domain-containing protein, yielding MQNYSKPAVVLRVCSLLLLLSVPYRYLAGILPAAALPVWGLCCTAVIHFLHRKRIRAEAAVIIGFSAALLIPVCVLGLLALIPQLIADTLFLRIKLIFGLLALTAFISVTSTALFISTERWRRYEPLTAILVFSLLFFPQQHYRLTAFSNPLFAAGFAGVFMLLQTALLCIPFLKRRRFATFALIFIGLTAVLLALLIRTFNKGSVGNNGGLLEQKLFEFDFSQFLQLQDEVKMNTNLVMVVHVDQEYDSHLFRRMYLSGWSPQKGFYEKSAPGEPEQPLRITQQPAELPHQSFLCRERVSQEIFTVNLDPNSLVALDYPLSVTPYTVWDTVSFKGAYKVESEVLHGVPLDLITAEPPSGNPAEGLSAEALRFYTSVDSGTKALLFPIAESITAPFALYYDKVYALLEYFREGEYRYSLRPGQAPDGDQLRYFVTESKKGYCSYFAFAYCLMLRSLGIPARLAAGFFLQPESGILNYYPVRANMAHAWVEVFFPYLGWVDIDPTTEQLADGESLDFSFQAGGDQFTQLLDEILLNRSALRIRHGGTLSAAEAQTVAQRVSQFFKIHRGILFCIAVLVVILLYGAFRAYPYLIIRYSRNNRKIILTLKRLHKHPSDAFYALTQKAKFAPSCTDEDVATAKQLYRLEKKQGKNAWNRSRRDGK
- a CDS encoding lipopolysaccharide assembly protein LapB — protein: MKAQYRKNWQTDTHDIPNDMGTQQNKRDDKVDMHRTQADGKRGNGLLLVVFLFLLPLHLFSASSTSNADELLQKADAAVQAENWDTAAALLEEGIARYPANELFQLKLGDMYFSNGLYEPAYRRFTEGLRINRYNIKLLYGAASAAASLNKAEEARGLLHEYLSYNPTDIFGWSTYGWLCFKTHRTDEGIKAMLDARSSYGDDGCIANALGNLYGELFDYRNAALYYRKGIELALQNDSLYSASVYSYNKAILETEFYHFDQAEEDARNASDYFSRSSGYLILGELEERKNNFDRAIAYYAQSTKDNYTPLPLINLAKIYLRMGHWEQAERYITQIERVTDYSWIANFGMSTAQFYTELYGLYQTLYEKKYAAEKMRIPESAKDFFVRSKNLTKYSALIRYYRAAFSIHNLKLAKEYTIADTDGNTHGLYKNSFYYRAFQSVPFKARRYLRRAEALETSVIPQARPSYIAEKGILLRDEQLLREALVALDPVWEKELREQAAAALILCTRNTELKTALYQELLQSNPACFPEHWIRLPVTLTCTDADERFSKRTEKRLAAALNKSLFTVSAHAPFSVTAVCTESSIRLSLIGQDGSIYFRYKHPAPVSDKHEAAACVNRFAERLFRVEVNRGTN
- a CDS encoding MoxR family ATPase, which gives rise to MNTEKTAERLLSALEKAIKGKKDVLRLFITAYLTGGHVLLEDVPGVGKTTLVKTFAALIEKDGQPARFRRIQCTPDLLPYDITGVEVFNAGLNTFEFMEGPVFADILLADELNRTPPKVQSALLEAMAERQVTAGTVTRPLSPYFFTAATQNPVESLGTYPLPAAQLDRFSICLSIGYPDEEAETELLHEQTHLPAAESEPVIPVVSIQDIAASREEQRQVFVHPVLEKIIARIGKETRAHPAFKLGTSPRAGLHLLYLARTFALVNGRNWVEDGDIRTLSSLVLAHRCLIKTGDGSASELISSITEAVIRTADKQTDWTKPAEAQ
- a CDS encoding NifB/NifX family molybdenum-iron cluster-binding protein, encoding MKIAATYDILTNSIFQHFGKTEHFKVYTIEAGKVTKTEVIDNGGFGHHDLPTYLKSLGVETLILGNRGQGAIDALNNAGIHQLAGITGSPDEAVAAFLAGTLQDDPNAQCNHHGEHHH
- a CDS encoding DUF6364 family protein, translated to MQKKLTLNIDDELINFAHTYSRQNGLSISKLFEQYLSKLKTNNQTQPLQSKVQALYGIFHNSPIPDKNELRQIFNEKSTH
- a CDS encoding PIN domain-containing protein is translated as MKKVLIDLNIILDFLNKQNFHQEAARLINMCAESVLTGYICAHEVTTLSYFLFKEQKDKNKVVTTISTLFDIFQIIPIDETILKASLLSPITDYEDAVIEVSAVKFNIDYILSRNISDFKLSRIPTYTPEQFFLL
- a CDS encoding DUF58 domain-containing protein, encoding MMRIRMTRHGAVYTVMGALFLISGLLRGELLSAVCGGLLALYAGFAAAAVAVTALCWKSEEPDFASDGGGFTVTPACSKTAQSESAKTFPPCVPGTAAFYTIEFSLSPEPTAETAARLCIPLQGIQTKYHPENLTRGRYFYKRLYLNIRDFAGFFAAAYTQPPCLSVPYIVVQPVLPPQKTVFPGLRSRAVNDLPSQERTNELYESRPYFPSDDPRKIHWKLYAHTNTLSIKLGAFEPPPVKRLTIYIEEPVYVKKKNGLGLPPFLTPLSAVFPA
- a CDS encoding DUF2715 domain-containing protein → MKTLKTRIMMSAFVVIYCFLAVSCMTVDRRGAFLIDSPKVIKEHNIIEDKILPYIAEVLEYNNPSGTNDPQAAQYFRTVKTVNNMNSDKFVDCQDYALLFYALCKYYNIDCKLVGNPTLRHAYNQLNVRGHAVDVEPQSGEGTVYFVAQHGWELSENGLFIKRINTHPDNIVMDIDEWNAYGKEGRFVSPANMELFNYVVKNGHLPNWEMRSNYPMPDLLTGNSVLLLTPSIGYNYSYYGVDTTARKSDQFTFGINWLQVARPPTRWSYMIGADWAIGGKITEKNTSRAQWGEPYTAFSSVLSAHLLIGYTFNVKDFYLTPAGGIGLSASIFGKSSFISFTVPIDLDIKYYFTRSVGISISGMGTFGIGSFITSSEMPVDSASAFFLRASMFHPISMNFAVKIGPTIRIPGQKGLNEKIRELQNKRR